The Microcebus murinus isolate Inina chromosome 28, M.murinus_Inina_mat1.0, whole genome shotgun sequence genome has a segment encoding these proteins:
- the BRPF1 gene encoding peregrin isoform X10 — protein sequence MGVDFDVKTFCHNLRATKPPYECPIETCRKVYKSYSGIEYHLYHYDHDNPPPPQQTPLRKHKKKGRQSRPANKQSPSPSEVSQSPSREVMSYAQAQRMVEVDLHGRVHRISIFDNLDVVSEDEEAPEEAPENGSNKENTETPAATPKSGKHKNKEKRKDSNHHHHHNASASTTPKLPEVVYRELEQDTPDAPPRPTSYYRYIEKSAEELDEEVEYDMDEEDYIWLDIMNERRKTEGVSPIPQEIFEYLMDRLEKESYFESHNKGDPNALVDEDAVCCICNDGECQNSNVILFCDMCNLAVHQECYGVPYIPEGQWLCRRCLQSPSRAVDCALCPNKGGAFKQTDDGRWAHVVCALWIPEVCFANTVFLEPIDSIEHIPPARWKLTCYICKQRGSGACIQCHKANCYTAFHVTCAQQAGLYMKMEPVRETGANGTSFSVRKTAYCDIHTPPGSARRLPALSHSEGEEDEDEEEDEGKGWSSEKVKKAKAKSRIKMKKARKILAEKRAAAPVVSVPCIPPHRLSKITNRLTIQRKSQFMQRLHSYWTLKRQSRNGVPLLRRLQTHLQSQRNCDQVGRDSEDKNWALKEQLKSWQRLRHDLERARLLVELIRKREKLKRETIKVQQIAMEMQLTPFLILLRKTLEQLQEKDTGNIFSEPVPLSEVTELDEVPDYLDHIKKPMDFFTMKQNLEAYRYLNFDDFEEDFNLIVSNCLKYNAKDTIFYRAAVRLREQGGAVLRQARRQAEKMGIDFETGMHIPHSLAGDEAPHHAEDAAEEERLVLLENQKHLPMEEQLKLLLERLDEVNASKQSVGRSRRAKMIKKEMTALRRKLAHQRETGREGPERHGPSSRGSLTPHPAACDKDGQTDSAAEESSSQETSKDLPTNGFSGGNQPVKKSFLVYRNDCSLPRSSSDSESSSSSSSSAASDRTSTTPSKQGRGKPSFSRGTFPEDSSEDTSGTENEAYSVGTGRGVGHSMVRKSLGRGAGWLSEDEDSPLDALDLVWAKCRGYPSYPALIIDPKMPREGMFHHGVPIPVPPLEVLKLGEQMTQEAREHLYLVLFFDNKRTWQWLPRTKLVPLGVNQDLDKEKMLEGRKSNIRKSVQIAYHRALQHRSKVQGEQSSETSDSD from the exons ATGGGGGTGGACTTTGACGTGAAGACTTTCTGCCACAACTTGCGGGCAACTAAGCCACCATACGAGTGCCCCATAGAGACCTGCCGCAAGGTCTACAAGAGTTACAGTGGTATTGAGTACCACCTGTACCACTATGATCACGACAATCCGCCACCCCCGCAGCAGACCCCGCTCCGCAAGCACAAGAAGAAGGGGCGCCAGTCACGCCCAGCCAACAAGCAGTCACCTAGCCCCTCAGAGGTGTCACAGTCACCAAGCCGTGAGGTGATGAGCTACGCACAGGCCCAGCGCATGGTAGAAGTGGACCTGCACGGCCGCGTCCACCGCATCAGCATCTTCGACAACCTGGATGTGGTGTCAGAGGATGAAGAAGCCCCCGAGGAGGCCCCTGAGAACGGTAGCAACAAGGAGAACACTGAAACGCCAGCTGCTACTCCCAAGTCAGGCAAGCATAAGAATAAAGAGAAGCGTAAGGACtctaaccatcaccaccaccataatGCTTCTGCAAGCACCACTCCCAAGCTGCCAGAGGTGGTATATCGGGAGCTGGAGCAGGACACCCCTGATGCCCCACCCCGGCCAACTTCCTATTACCG GTACATTGAGAAGTCTGCAGAGGAGTTGGATGAGGAAGTAGAGTATGACATGGATGAGGAGGACTACATCTGGCTGGATATCATGAATGAGCGTCGGAAGACAGAGGGTGTGAGTCCCATTCCACAGGAGATCTTTGAGTACTTAATGGACCGGCTGGAAAAGGAGTCCTACTTTGAGAGTCATAATAAAGGCGACCCCAATGCGTTAGTGGACGAGGATGCTGTTTGCTGTATCTGCAATGATGGTGAGTGCCAGAACAGCAATGTCATCCTCTTCTGTGACATGTGCAACCTGGCCGTGCACCAGGAGTGCTACGGTGTCCCCTATATCCCTGAGGGCCAGTGGCTGTGCCGCCGTTGCCTGCAGTCACCCTCCCGTGCTGTGGACTGTGCCCTGTGCCCCAACAAGGGTGGTGCCTTCAAGCAGACAGATGACGGGCGGTGGGCCCACGTGGTTTGTGCCTTGTGGATCCCCGAGGTCTGCTTTGCCAACACAGTCTTCCTAGAGCCTATTGACAGCATCGAGCACATCCCACCAGCTCGCTGGAAGCTCACCTGCTACATTTGCAAACAGCGGGGTTCAGGGGCCTGCATCCAGTGCCACAAGGCCAACTGCTACACAGCCTTCCACGTGACATGCGCCCAGCAGGCTGGCCTTTATATGAAGATGGAGCCTGTGCGGGAGACAGGTGCCAACGGCACATCCTTCAGTGTCCGAAAGACAGCATACTGCGACATCCACACGCCCCCAGGTTCAGCGCGCCGCCTGCCCGCCCTGTCCCACAGTGAGGGTGAGGAGGatgaggatgaagaggaggatgAGGGTAAGGGCTGGAGCTCAGAGAAAGTCAAGAAGGCCAAGGCTAAATCCCGGATCAAGATGAAGAAGGCACGGAAGATCCTGGCAGAGAAGCGGGCAGCAGCACCTGTGGTGTCAGTGCCCTGTATCCCACCACACAG GCTCAGTAAAATCACCAACCGCCTCACCATCCAAAGGAAGAGCCAGTTCATGCAGAGGCTGCACAGCTATTGGACACTGAAGCGGCAGTCCCGGAACGGGGTTCCACTGCTACGTCGCCTGCAGACACACCTGCAGTCTCAGAGGAACTGTGACCAAGTTGGG AGAGATTCTGAGGATAAGAACTGGGCCCTCAAAGAACAGCTCAAGTCCTGGCAGCGGCTCCGGCATGACCTGGAGCGAGCTCGGCTCCTGGTGGAATTGATCCGCAAGCGGGAGAAACTCAAAAGGGAGACG ATCAAGGTCCAACAGATTGCCATGGAGATGCAGCTGACCCCTTTCCTCATCCTCCTTCGCAAAACCTTAGAACAGCTCCAAGAGAAGGACACAGGCAACATCTTCAGCGAGCCGGTCCCTCTGTCTGAGGTAACCGAATTGGACGAA GTACCTGACTACCTAGACCACATCAAAAAGCCCATGGACTTTTTCACCATGAAGCAGAACTTGGAGGCTTACCGCTACCTGAACTTTGATGATTTTGAGGAGGACTTCAACCTTATCGTCAGCAACTGCCTCAAGTATAATGCCAAGGACACCATCTTCTACCGGGCGGCAGTGCGGCTCCGTGAGCAGGGTGGTGCTGTGCTCCGCCAGGCCCGGCGCCAGGCAGAAAAAATGGGCATTGACTTTGAGACGGGCATGCATATCCCCCACAGCCTGGCTGGAGATGAGGCCCCACACCACGCTGAAGATG CAGCAGAGGAAGAACGGCTGGTCCTGCTGGAGAATCAGAAGCACCTGCCCATGGAAGAGCAGCTGAAGTTGCTGCTGGAGCGGCTGGATGAGGTGAATGCTAGCAAGCAGAGTGTGGGCCGCTCCCGGCGTGCAAAGATGATCAAGAAAGAGATGACGGCGCTGCGGCGGAAGCTTGCCCACCAGCGAGAGACTGGCCGGGAGGGGCCTGAGCGGCACGGCCCCTCGAGCCGGGGTAGTCTGACACCCCACCCAGCAGCCTGTGACAAGGATGGGCAGACAGACAGTGCCGCGGAGGAGAGCAGCAGCCAGGAGACAAGCAAAG ACTTACCAACCAATGGCTTCAGTGGTGGAAACCAGCCGGTGAAGAAGAGTTTCCTGGTGTACCGTAATGACTGCAGCCTCCCCCGGAGTAGCTCAGACTCAGAGtccagcagcagtagcagcagcagcgcTGCCTCAGACCGAACCAG CACAACACCCTCAAAACAAGGCCGGGGCAAGCCCTCTTTCTCTCGGGGCACATTCCCAGAGGACAGCAGTGAGGATACCTCAGGCACTGAGAATGAGGCCTACTCCGTGGGCACTGGCCGCGGCGTGGGCCACAGCA TGGTGAGGAAGAGTCTGGGCCGGGGAGCTGGCTGGCTGTCAGAGGATGAGGACTCCCCCCTGGACGCTCTGGACCTTGTGTGGGCCAAATGCCGAGGGTATCCATCATACCCGGCTCTG ATCATTGATCCAAAGATGCCCCGAGAAGGTATGTTCCACCATGGGGTTCCCATTCCTGTGCCCCCCCTGGAGGTGCTGAAACTGGGGGAGCAGATGACCCAGGAAGCCCGAGAGCATCTCTACCTCGTCCTCTTCTTTGACAACAAACGAACCTG GCAGTGGCTGCCCAGGACCAAGCTGGTTCCTTTGGGTGTGAACCAGGACCTAGACAAGGAGAAGATGCTGGAGGGCCGCAAGTCCAACATCCGCAAGTCAGTACAGATCGCCTACCACCGGGCTCTGCAACACCGCAGCAAGGTGCAGGGCGAGCAAAGCAGTGAGACCAGCGATAGTGATTGA
- the BRPF1 gene encoding peregrin isoform X9, protein MGVDFDVKTFCHNLRATKPPYECPIETCRKVYKSYSGIEYHLYHYDHDNPPPPQQTPLRKHKKKGRQSRPANKQSPSPSEVSQSPSREVMSYAQAQRMVEVDLHGRVHRISIFDNLDVVSEDEEAPEEAPENGSNKENTETPAATPKSGKHKNKEKRKDSNHHHHHNASASTTPKLPEVVYRELEQDTPDAPPRPTSYYRYIEKSAEELDEEVEYDMDEEDYIWLDIMNERRKTEGVSPIPQEIFEYLMDRLEKESYFESHNKGDPNALVDEDAVCCICNDGECQNSNVILFCDMCNLAVHQECYGVPYIPEGQWLCRRCLQSPSRAVDCALCPNKGGAFKQTDDGRWAHVVCALWIPEVCFANTVFLEPIDSIEHIPPARWKLTCYICKQRGSGACIQCHKANCYTAFHVTCAQQAGLYMKMEPVRETGANGTSFSVRKTAYCDIHTPPGSARRLPALSHSEGEEDEDEEEDEGKGWSSEKVKKAKAKSRIKMKKARKILAEKRAAAPVVSVPCIPPHRLSKITNRLTIQRKSQFMQRLHSYWTLKRQSRNGVPLLRRLQTHLQSQRNCDQVGRDSEDKNWALKEQLKSWQRLRHDLERARLLVELIRKREKLKRETIKVQQIAMEMQLTPFLILLRKTLEQLQEKDTGNIFSEPVPLSEVTELDEVPDYLDHIKKPMDFFTMKQNLEAYRYLNFDDFEEDFNLIVSNCLKYNAKDTIFYRAAVRLREQGGAVLRQARRQAEKMGIDFETGMHIPHSLAGDEAPHHAEDAAEEERLVLLENQKHLPMEEQLKLLLERLDEVNASKQSVGRSRRAKMIKKEMTALRRKLAHQRETGREGPERHGPSSRGSLTPHPAACDKDGQTDSAAEESSSQETSKDLPTNGFSGGNQPVKKSFLVYRNDCSLPRSSSDSESSSSSSSSAASDRTSTTPSKQGRGKPSFSRGTFPEDSSEDTSGTENEAYSVGTGRGVGHSSKYPCPRPGLLGTHCQGLASPPAADPPSLSHSCEVVRKSLGRGAGWLSEDEDSPLDALDLVWAKCRGYPSYPALIIDPKMPREGMFHHGVPIPVPPLEVLKLGEQMTQEAREHLYLVLFFDNKRTWQWLPRTKLVPLGVNQDLDKEKMLEGRKSNIRKSVQIAYHRALQHRSKVQGEQSSETSDSD, encoded by the exons ATGGGGGTGGACTTTGACGTGAAGACTTTCTGCCACAACTTGCGGGCAACTAAGCCACCATACGAGTGCCCCATAGAGACCTGCCGCAAGGTCTACAAGAGTTACAGTGGTATTGAGTACCACCTGTACCACTATGATCACGACAATCCGCCACCCCCGCAGCAGACCCCGCTCCGCAAGCACAAGAAGAAGGGGCGCCAGTCACGCCCAGCCAACAAGCAGTCACCTAGCCCCTCAGAGGTGTCACAGTCACCAAGCCGTGAGGTGATGAGCTACGCACAGGCCCAGCGCATGGTAGAAGTGGACCTGCACGGCCGCGTCCACCGCATCAGCATCTTCGACAACCTGGATGTGGTGTCAGAGGATGAAGAAGCCCCCGAGGAGGCCCCTGAGAACGGTAGCAACAAGGAGAACACTGAAACGCCAGCTGCTACTCCCAAGTCAGGCAAGCATAAGAATAAAGAGAAGCGTAAGGACtctaaccatcaccaccaccataatGCTTCTGCAAGCACCACTCCCAAGCTGCCAGAGGTGGTATATCGGGAGCTGGAGCAGGACACCCCTGATGCCCCACCCCGGCCAACTTCCTATTACCG GTACATTGAGAAGTCTGCAGAGGAGTTGGATGAGGAAGTAGAGTATGACATGGATGAGGAGGACTACATCTGGCTGGATATCATGAATGAGCGTCGGAAGACAGAGGGTGTGAGTCCCATTCCACAGGAGATCTTTGAGTACTTAATGGACCGGCTGGAAAAGGAGTCCTACTTTGAGAGTCATAATAAAGGCGACCCCAATGCGTTAGTGGACGAGGATGCTGTTTGCTGTATCTGCAATGATGGTGAGTGCCAGAACAGCAATGTCATCCTCTTCTGTGACATGTGCAACCTGGCCGTGCACCAGGAGTGCTACGGTGTCCCCTATATCCCTGAGGGCCAGTGGCTGTGCCGCCGTTGCCTGCAGTCACCCTCCCGTGCTGTGGACTGTGCCCTGTGCCCCAACAAGGGTGGTGCCTTCAAGCAGACAGATGACGGGCGGTGGGCCCACGTGGTTTGTGCCTTGTGGATCCCCGAGGTCTGCTTTGCCAACACAGTCTTCCTAGAGCCTATTGACAGCATCGAGCACATCCCACCAGCTCGCTGGAAGCTCACCTGCTACATTTGCAAACAGCGGGGTTCAGGGGCCTGCATCCAGTGCCACAAGGCCAACTGCTACACAGCCTTCCACGTGACATGCGCCCAGCAGGCTGGCCTTTATATGAAGATGGAGCCTGTGCGGGAGACAGGTGCCAACGGCACATCCTTCAGTGTCCGAAAGACAGCATACTGCGACATCCACACGCCCCCAGGTTCAGCGCGCCGCCTGCCCGCCCTGTCCCACAGTGAGGGTGAGGAGGatgaggatgaagaggaggatgAGGGTAAGGGCTGGAGCTCAGAGAAAGTCAAGAAGGCCAAGGCTAAATCCCGGATCAAGATGAAGAAGGCACGGAAGATCCTGGCAGAGAAGCGGGCAGCAGCACCTGTGGTGTCAGTGCCCTGTATCCCACCACACAG GCTCAGTAAAATCACCAACCGCCTCACCATCCAAAGGAAGAGCCAGTTCATGCAGAGGCTGCACAGCTATTGGACACTGAAGCGGCAGTCCCGGAACGGGGTTCCACTGCTACGTCGCCTGCAGACACACCTGCAGTCTCAGAGGAACTGTGACCAAGTTGGG AGAGATTCTGAGGATAAGAACTGGGCCCTCAAAGAACAGCTCAAGTCCTGGCAGCGGCTCCGGCATGACCTGGAGCGAGCTCGGCTCCTGGTGGAATTGATCCGCAAGCGGGAGAAACTCAAAAGGGAGACG ATCAAGGTCCAACAGATTGCCATGGAGATGCAGCTGACCCCTTTCCTCATCCTCCTTCGCAAAACCTTAGAACAGCTCCAAGAGAAGGACACAGGCAACATCTTCAGCGAGCCGGTCCCTCTGTCTGAGGTAACCGAATTGGACGAA GTACCTGACTACCTAGACCACATCAAAAAGCCCATGGACTTTTTCACCATGAAGCAGAACTTGGAGGCTTACCGCTACCTGAACTTTGATGATTTTGAGGAGGACTTCAACCTTATCGTCAGCAACTGCCTCAAGTATAATGCCAAGGACACCATCTTCTACCGGGCGGCAGTGCGGCTCCGTGAGCAGGGTGGTGCTGTGCTCCGCCAGGCCCGGCGCCAGGCAGAAAAAATGGGCATTGACTTTGAGACGGGCATGCATATCCCCCACAGCCTGGCTGGAGATGAGGCCCCACACCACGCTGAAGATG CAGCAGAGGAAGAACGGCTGGTCCTGCTGGAGAATCAGAAGCACCTGCCCATGGAAGAGCAGCTGAAGTTGCTGCTGGAGCGGCTGGATGAGGTGAATGCTAGCAAGCAGAGTGTGGGCCGCTCCCGGCGTGCAAAGATGATCAAGAAAGAGATGACGGCGCTGCGGCGGAAGCTTGCCCACCAGCGAGAGACTGGCCGGGAGGGGCCTGAGCGGCACGGCCCCTCGAGCCGGGGTAGTCTGACACCCCACCCAGCAGCCTGTGACAAGGATGGGCAGACAGACAGTGCCGCGGAGGAGAGCAGCAGCCAGGAGACAAGCAAAG ACTTACCAACCAATGGCTTCAGTGGTGGAAACCAGCCGGTGAAGAAGAGTTTCCTGGTGTACCGTAATGACTGCAGCCTCCCCCGGAGTAGCTCAGACTCAGAGtccagcagcagtagcagcagcagcgcTGCCTCAGACCGAACCAG CACAACACCCTCAAAACAAGGCCGGGGCAAGCCCTCTTTCTCTCGGGGCACATTCCCAGAGGACAGCAGTGAGGATACCTCAGGCACTGAGAATGAGGCCTACTCCGTGGGCACTGGCCGCGGCGTGGGCCACAGCAGTAAGTACCCTTGCCCAAGGCCAGGGTTGCTGGGAACCCATTGTCAAGGCCTTGCCAGTCCCCCAGCTGCTGATCCACCTTCTCTCTCCCATTCCTGTGAAGTGGTGAGGAAGAGTCTGGGCCGGGGAGCTGGCTGGCTGTCAGAGGATGAGGACTCCCCCCTGGACGCTCTGGACCTTGTGTGGGCCAAATGCCGAGGGTATCCATCATACCCGGCTCTG ATCATTGATCCAAAGATGCCCCGAGAAGGTATGTTCCACCATGGGGTTCCCATTCCTGTGCCCCCCCTGGAGGTGCTGAAACTGGGGGAGCAGATGACCCAGGAAGCCCGAGAGCATCTCTACCTCGTCCTCTTCTTTGACAACAAACGAACCTG GCAGTGGCTGCCCAGGACCAAGCTGGTTCCTTTGGGTGTGAACCAGGACCTAGACAAGGAGAAGATGCTGGAGGGCCGCAAGTCCAACATCCGCAAGTCAGTACAGATCGCCTACCACCGGGCTCTGCAACACCGCAGCAAGGTGCAGGGCGAGCAAAGCAGTGAGACCAGCGATAGTGATTGA
- the BRPF1 gene encoding peregrin isoform X5, whose translation MGVDFDVKTFCHNLRATKPPYECPIETCRKVYKSYSGIEYHLYHYDHDNPPPPQQTPLRKHKKKGRQSRPANKQSPSPSEVSQSPSREVMSYAQAQRMVEVDLHGRVHRISIFDNLDVVSEDEEAPEEAPENGSNKENTETPAATPKSGKHKNKEKRKDSNHHHHHNASASTTPKLPEVVYRELEQDTPDAPPRPTSYYRYIEKSAEELDEEVEYDMDEEDYIWLDIMNERRKTEGVSPIPQEIFEYLMDRLEKESYFESHNKGDPNALVDEDAVCCICNDGECQNSNVILFCDMCNLAVHQECYGVPYIPEGQWLCRRCLQSPSRAVDCALCPNKGGAFKQTDDGRWAHVVCALWIPEVCFANTVFLEPIDSIEHIPPARWKLTCYICKQRGSGACIQCHKANCYTAFHVTCAQQAGLYMKMEPVRETGANGTSFSVRKTAYCDIHTPPGSARRLPALSHSEGEEDEDEEEDEGKGWSSEKVKKAKAKSRIKMKKARKILAEKRAAAPVVSVPCIPPHRLSKITNRLTIQRKSQFMQRLHSYWTLKRQSRNGVPLLRRLQTHLQSQRNCDQVGRDSEDKNWALKEQLKSWQRLRHDLERARLLVELIRKREKLKRETIKVQQIAMEMQLTPFLILLRKTLEQLQEKDTGNIFSEPVPLSEVTELDEVPDYLDHIKKPMDFFTMKQNLEAYRYLNFDDFEEDFNLIVSNCLKYNAKDTIFYRAAVRLREQGGAVLRQARRQAEKMGIDFETGMHIPHSLAGDEAPHHAEDAAEEERLVLLENQKHLPMEEQLKLLLERLDEVNASKQSVGRSRRAKMIKKEMTALRRKLAHQRETGREGPERHGPSSRGSLTPHPAACDKDGQTDSAAEESSSQETSKGLGPNMSSTPAHEVGRRTSVLFSKKNPKTAGPPKRPGRPPKNRESQMTPSHGGSPVGPPQLPIMGSLRQRKRGRSPRPSSSSDSDSDKSTEDPPMDLPTNGFSGGNQPVKKSFLVYRNDCSLPRSSSDSESSSSSSSSAASDRTSTTPSKQGRGKPSFSRGTFPEDSSEDTSGTENEAYSVGTGRGVGHSMVRKSLGRGAGWLSEDEDSPLDALDLVWAKCRGYPSYPALIIDPKMPREGMFHHGVPIPVPPLEVLKLGEQMTQEAREHLYLVLFFDNKRTWQWLPRTKLVPLGVNQDLDKEKMLEGRKSNIRKSVQIAYHRALQHRSKVQGEQSSETSDSD comes from the exons ATGGGGGTGGACTTTGACGTGAAGACTTTCTGCCACAACTTGCGGGCAACTAAGCCACCATACGAGTGCCCCATAGAGACCTGCCGCAAGGTCTACAAGAGTTACAGTGGTATTGAGTACCACCTGTACCACTATGATCACGACAATCCGCCACCCCCGCAGCAGACCCCGCTCCGCAAGCACAAGAAGAAGGGGCGCCAGTCACGCCCAGCCAACAAGCAGTCACCTAGCCCCTCAGAGGTGTCACAGTCACCAAGCCGTGAGGTGATGAGCTACGCACAGGCCCAGCGCATGGTAGAAGTGGACCTGCACGGCCGCGTCCACCGCATCAGCATCTTCGACAACCTGGATGTGGTGTCAGAGGATGAAGAAGCCCCCGAGGAGGCCCCTGAGAACGGTAGCAACAAGGAGAACACTGAAACGCCAGCTGCTACTCCCAAGTCAGGCAAGCATAAGAATAAAGAGAAGCGTAAGGACtctaaccatcaccaccaccataatGCTTCTGCAAGCACCACTCCCAAGCTGCCAGAGGTGGTATATCGGGAGCTGGAGCAGGACACCCCTGATGCCCCACCCCGGCCAACTTCCTATTACCG GTACATTGAGAAGTCTGCAGAGGAGTTGGATGAGGAAGTAGAGTATGACATGGATGAGGAGGACTACATCTGGCTGGATATCATGAATGAGCGTCGGAAGACAGAGGGTGTGAGTCCCATTCCACAGGAGATCTTTGAGTACTTAATGGACCGGCTGGAAAAGGAGTCCTACTTTGAGAGTCATAATAAAGGCGACCCCAATGCGTTAGTGGACGAGGATGCTGTTTGCTGTATCTGCAATGATGGTGAGTGCCAGAACAGCAATGTCATCCTCTTCTGTGACATGTGCAACCTGGCCGTGCACCAGGAGTGCTACGGTGTCCCCTATATCCCTGAGGGCCAGTGGCTGTGCCGCCGTTGCCTGCAGTCACCCTCCCGTGCTGTGGACTGTGCCCTGTGCCCCAACAAGGGTGGTGCCTTCAAGCAGACAGATGACGGGCGGTGGGCCCACGTGGTTTGTGCCTTGTGGATCCCCGAGGTCTGCTTTGCCAACACAGTCTTCCTAGAGCCTATTGACAGCATCGAGCACATCCCACCAGCTCGCTGGAAGCTCACCTGCTACATTTGCAAACAGCGGGGTTCAGGGGCCTGCATCCAGTGCCACAAGGCCAACTGCTACACAGCCTTCCACGTGACATGCGCCCAGCAGGCTGGCCTTTATATGAAGATGGAGCCTGTGCGGGAGACAGGTGCCAACGGCACATCCTTCAGTGTCCGAAAGACAGCATACTGCGACATCCACACGCCCCCAGGTTCAGCGCGCCGCCTGCCCGCCCTGTCCCACAGTGAGGGTGAGGAGGatgaggatgaagaggaggatgAGGGTAAGGGCTGGAGCTCAGAGAAAGTCAAGAAGGCCAAGGCTAAATCCCGGATCAAGATGAAGAAGGCACGGAAGATCCTGGCAGAGAAGCGGGCAGCAGCACCTGTGGTGTCAGTGCCCTGTATCCCACCACACAG GCTCAGTAAAATCACCAACCGCCTCACCATCCAAAGGAAGAGCCAGTTCATGCAGAGGCTGCACAGCTATTGGACACTGAAGCGGCAGTCCCGGAACGGGGTTCCACTGCTACGTCGCCTGCAGACACACCTGCAGTCTCAGAGGAACTGTGACCAAGTTGGG AGAGATTCTGAGGATAAGAACTGGGCCCTCAAAGAACAGCTCAAGTCCTGGCAGCGGCTCCGGCATGACCTGGAGCGAGCTCGGCTCCTGGTGGAATTGATCCGCAAGCGGGAGAAACTCAAAAGGGAGACG ATCAAGGTCCAACAGATTGCCATGGAGATGCAGCTGACCCCTTTCCTCATCCTCCTTCGCAAAACCTTAGAACAGCTCCAAGAGAAGGACACAGGCAACATCTTCAGCGAGCCGGTCCCTCTGTCTGAGGTAACCGAATTGGACGAA GTACCTGACTACCTAGACCACATCAAAAAGCCCATGGACTTTTTCACCATGAAGCAGAACTTGGAGGCTTACCGCTACCTGAACTTTGATGATTTTGAGGAGGACTTCAACCTTATCGTCAGCAACTGCCTCAAGTATAATGCCAAGGACACCATCTTCTACCGGGCGGCAGTGCGGCTCCGTGAGCAGGGTGGTGCTGTGCTCCGCCAGGCCCGGCGCCAGGCAGAAAAAATGGGCATTGACTTTGAGACGGGCATGCATATCCCCCACAGCCTGGCTGGAGATGAGGCCCCACACCACGCTGAAGATG CAGCAGAGGAAGAACGGCTGGTCCTGCTGGAGAATCAGAAGCACCTGCCCATGGAAGAGCAGCTGAAGTTGCTGCTGGAGCGGCTGGATGAGGTGAATGCTAGCAAGCAGAGTGTGGGCCGCTCCCGGCGTGCAAAGATGATCAAGAAAGAGATGACGGCGCTGCGGCGGAAGCTTGCCCACCAGCGAGAGACTGGCCGGGAGGGGCCTGAGCGGCACGGCCCCTCGAGCCGGGGTAGTCTGACACCCCACCCAGCAGCCTGTGACAAGGATGGGCAGACAGACAGTGCCGCGGAGGAGAGCAGCAGCCAGGAGACAAGCAAAG GCCTGGGTCCCAACATGTCCTCAACCCCCGCACATGAGGTGGGCAGGAGAACCTCAGTTCTGTTCTCCAAAAAGAACCCGAAGACAGCTGGACCGCCCAAGAGGCCGGGCCGGCCCCCCAAAAACCGGGAGAGCCAGATGACCCCCAGCCACGGAGGCAGTCCTGTGGGGCCCCCCCAGCTCCCCATCATGGGCTCCCTGCGTCAGCGCAAGCGGGGTAGGAGCCCCCGGCCCAGTTCGAGCTCAGACAGCGACAGTGATAAGTCCACAGAAGACCCCCCAATGG ACTTACCAACCAATGGCTTCAGTGGTGGAAACCAGCCGGTGAAGAAGAGTTTCCTGGTGTACCGTAATGACTGCAGCCTCCCCCGGAGTAGCTCAGACTCAGAGtccagcagcagtagcagcagcagcgcTGCCTCAGACCGAACCAG CACAACACCCTCAAAACAAGGCCGGGGCAAGCCCTCTTTCTCTCGGGGCACATTCCCAGAGGACAGCAGTGAGGATACCTCAGGCACTGAGAATGAGGCCTACTCCGTGGGCACTGGCCGCGGCGTGGGCCACAGCA TGGTGAGGAAGAGTCTGGGCCGGGGAGCTGGCTGGCTGTCAGAGGATGAGGACTCCCCCCTGGACGCTCTGGACCTTGTGTGGGCCAAATGCCGAGGGTATCCATCATACCCGGCTCTG ATCATTGATCCAAAGATGCCCCGAGAAGGTATGTTCCACCATGGGGTTCCCATTCCTGTGCCCCCCCTGGAGGTGCTGAAACTGGGGGAGCAGATGACCCAGGAAGCCCGAGAGCATCTCTACCTCGTCCTCTTCTTTGACAACAAACGAACCTG GCAGTGGCTGCCCAGGACCAAGCTGGTTCCTTTGGGTGTGAACCAGGACCTAGACAAGGAGAAGATGCTGGAGGGCCGCAAGTCCAACATCCGCAAGTCAGTACAGATCGCCTACCACCGGGCTCTGCAACACCGCAGCAAGGTGCAGGGCGAGCAAAGCAGTGAGACCAGCGATAGTGATTGA